AGGCGTTCTCGATGCCGAGCAGGCGCGAGAGCTCCGCGAAGATGGCGTAGTCGTCGCGCGACTGGCCGGTAGGCGGCTGCACGCTTTTCATGGCAGCCACCACCGGTTCGCGGGCGGCATAGAAGATGTCGTCGCGCTCCAGCGTGGTGGTGGCGGGCAGCACGATGTCGGCCATCTTGGCGGCCGCCGTCCAGTACTGCTCGTGGACCACGATGGTCTCGGGCTTCTGCCAGGCCTGCACCAGCCGGGCCAGGTCCTGGTGGTGGTGGAAGGGGTTGCCGCCGGCCCAGTACACCAGCCGGATGTCCTGGTAGCGGTAGGTGACGCCGTGGTAGGTGAAGGGCTCGCCGGGGTGTAGCAGCTGGTCGGCGATGCGCGCCACCGGAATGAAGTGCTCGACCGGGTTGCGGCCCTGGTCCACCGTGGGGCCGAAGAAGCGCCGGTAGCGGCTGCCCATCATGTTCTCGGCGCCGTAGCAGCAGGCGAAGCCGCCACCGGGCAGGCCGATCTGGCCGAGCATCGCGGCCACGCTGAGCAAGGCCCAGTAGGGTTGCTCGCCGTGGTGGGCGCGCTGCAGTGCCCAGGCCATGTTGATCATCGACCGGTTCGCGGCCAAGTCGAGCGCCAGTTGCTCGATGTCGGCGGCGGGCAGGCCGGTGATCTGCGCTGCCCACGCGGGCGTCTTGGGCTGGCCGTCGGTGTGGCCGAGCACATAGGCCTCGAACACCTCGAAGCCGGTGCAGTGGCTTTGCAAAAAGGCGCTGTCGTGCAGGCCGCGCACGCGCAGGGTGTGGGCCAGGGCCAGCAGCAATGCGGTGTCGGTGTTGGGTCGGATCGGCCACCACTCCACCTCGCCGCCGGTGTCGATGTCGTCGCGCACCGGGCTGACGTTGATGAAGCGCACGCCAGCGGCCTGCATGGCGCGCAGGCCGCCGCGCACCTGGTGCTCGCTGACGCCACCGACGGCCACCTGGGCGTTCTTGGACGGCACGCCGCCGAAGGTCAGAAAGATCCGCGTGTGTTCGGCCAGCGTCTGCCAGTCGGTGTGCGAATGCATGAGCTGGTCCATCGGCGCGACCAGGTAGGGCATGAGCGAGCGCGCCGCGCCCAGGCTGTAGGAGTCCATGTGCCGCACATAGCCGCCCCAGCAGTTGAGAAAGCGGTGGATCTGGCTTTGCGCATGGTGAAAGCGCCCCGCGCTGGCCCAGCCGTAGGAGCCGCCGAAGATCGACTGGTTGCCGTGCGTGTCTTTCACCCGGCGCAGCTCCTGCGCCACCAGGGCCAGGGCCTCGTCCCATTCCACTTCCACGTACTCGTCCTGCCCGCGTGGCACCGCCGGCCCGCCCTGCCGGGCCGCCAGCCAGCCGCGCCGCACCGCCGGCTTGCGCACCCGCAGGGCCTCGGTGGCGGGATGGTTCTGGAAGTAGCCGATGGGCGAGGGATCCGGGTCGCCTTCGTAGGCGCCGATGCGGGTGCGCGGCGTGTGGGGCTCGTGGACCCGGTACAGGCCCCAGTGCGATGCGGTGTAGGTGGGGCGGTCGTCGGTGGCGGCGGTCATGGAGAACGGTGGTTCAGGCGTAGAAGCGGGAGCCGAGCAGCATCGACAGCTCGGCGGCGGTGGCGTAGATGAGCGGGCGCAGGGCGTCGATGCGCTCGGGCGTCAGGCGGGCGACGGGGCCGGAGATGGCCAGCGCGCCGATCAGGCCTTTCTGGTTGGAGAAAACCGGCGCGGCCAGGCCGCCGATCTCGGAATTGCGTTCGCCGTGCGAGATGTAGGGCAGCCTGGCGCGCACTGCCTCGCTGCCGGACTCCAGCGCGTTGGTGCGCTCGAAGTCCATCAGCACGCGGCCGGCCGCGCCCTTGTCGAGCACCACCGTGTCGCCCTCGGCCACATGCTCGCGCAGCACCTGCTGGCTGTTCTCGCGGAACAGGCACATGCGTTGGTCGCCCAGCCGCTGGAAGAAGGACACGCATTCGTCGCTGTCGCGCACCAGGGCTTTCATGCGCGGGCGGATGCGCTGCTCCAGGTCGAAGCTGTCGGCATAGCAGCAGCCCAGCCGGTAGACCTCGGGGCCGAGCATGTAGCGCTTGCTGGCGTTGACGGTGACGAAGCCTTCCTCGATGAGCGAGAGCAGCATGCGCAGCGTGGTGCTCTTGACCATGCCGGTCTGCGCGGCGATCTCGCTCAGCGTGAGTTCCGGGCGGCGGTGGTCGAAGACCTTGAGGATCTTCAAGGCGCGAAGCGCCGCGTCCACGGGCTTGGTCTTGACGGGGTTGGTGGCGGTGTCCATGTCTCGTTTTCCGGGGGGAGCGGTGGTCAGAGGTCGGGCTCAAAGGCTGGGGAAGGCCGGCGCCATGACGCCGGTGGTGTTGACCCAGACGCTCTTGGTCTGCAGGTAGGCGTCGATCATGGCTTGACCGCCCTCGCGGCCGACGCCCGAGAGGTCGAAGCCGCCGAAGGGCGAGGTCTGCGAGGTCATGCGGTAGGTGTTGACCCAGACGCTGCCCGAGCGTACCCGCGCGGCCATGCGGTGGGCGCGGCCGACGTCGGTGGTCCAGATGCCGGCGCCCAGGCCGAAGCGGGTGCTGTTGGCCAGCGCCACGGCTTCTTCTTCGGTGGAAAAGCGCAGCACCGATAGCACCGGGCCGAAGACTTCTTCCTGCGCGATGCGCATGTCGGCGGTCACGCCGGTGCAGATGGTCGGCTGCACGAAAAGCCCGCCCTGCGCGCCGGTGACCGATTCGCCGCCGCAGGCAATCGTCGCGCCTTCGTCGCGGGCCATGGAGATCATCTTCATGATGTGTTCGAACTGCGGCCGGTTGGCCACCGGCCCGACGTGCGTTGCCGCGTCCATCGGGTCACCCATGCGGATGCGCCGCGCCACGTCGGCCAGCCGCGCGACGAACGCGTCGTGGATCGCGTCGGCCACCAGCAGGCGCGAGCCGGCCACGCAGCTCTGCCCGCCCGAGGCGAAGATGCCGCCGGCCACGCCCTGCACCGCCGCGTCCAGGTCGGCGTCGGCGAAGACGATGTTGGGCGACTTGCCACCCAACTCCAGCGTGGCCGGCCGCATGCGTTTGGCCGCGGCCACATACACCGCCGTGCCCGAGCCGACGCCGCCGGTGAAGGCGACCTTGGCGATGTCGGGATGGTCGGTCAGCGCCGGGCCGATCTCCGCGCCCAGCCCGCACACCACGTTGACCACGCCGTCCGGAAAACCCGCCTCGCGCACCAGCCGCGCGAAGGTGAGCGTGGAGGTGCTGGCGTGCTCCGAGGGCTTGATGACGCAGGTGTTGCCCGCCGCCAGTGCCGGGGCGAGCTTCCAGGCCAGCAGCCGCACCGGCGAGTTCCACGGGATGATCATCGCGATCACGCCGAGCGGCTCGCGCAGTGTGTAGTTGAAGTGGCCGGGTGCCTCGACCGGAATCACCCGGCCTTCGATCTTGTCGCACAGGCCGCCGTAGTAGCGGTACCACTCGGCGGTGTTGAGCATCTGCCGCAGCATCTCGGTGTAGGTCTTGCCGTTGTCGCGGACCTCGGCCAGTGCCAGCTCCTTCGCGTTGGCCTCGACCAGGTCGCCGAGCCGGCGCATCAGCGCGGCGCGCTTCGTGGCAGAGATGCCGGCCCAGGCGGCGTTGCGGAAGGCGGCCGATGCCGCCGCCACCGCACGGTCGATGTCCTCGGGGGTGGAGCGCGGGATCTGCGCCCAGACCTGCGTGGTCCAGGGGTTCTCGCTGTCCAGGTAGGCGCCCTGCGCGGGCGGGCAGTCGTGGCCGTCGATCAGGTTCTCGTAGCGTGCCGTCATGGCGTGGTGTCCTTGTCGATGCGACAGAAAGGGGGCGAAGAAAAATGGATCGGTGTCAGACCAGCCGCAGCGCACGCGCGCAACGCCAGACCGGCTCCAGCAGCAGGTTGCTGAACACCACCCGCACGAAGTGGAAGGCCAGCACCAGCGGCACCGATACCTGCAGCGCCTGCGCGGTCACCGCCATCTCGGGCATGCCGCCGGGCGCCATGCCCAGCAGGCTGCCGGCCACCGGCAGATGGAAGAGCCAGGCGGCCGCCAGACCGAGCAGGATGAGGATGACCGACAGCACCACCGACGACAGCACCGAGGCCAGCACCAGCCGGTGCGAGCCCCGGATGAACTGGCGCGTCATGGCCGATCCGAGCGAGATGCCGAGCACGCCCTGGGCGATGACGATCCATTCCGCGGGCACATGTTCCGGCGCCACGCCGGACGAGGCGAAGGCTGCCGTGAGCAGGCAGGGCGCGAGCATCCACGGGTTGGGAATGCCGATCTTCTTGCCAAGAAACGCCGCCCCCAGCCCGGCCAGCCACCACAGCATCAGCAGCCCCGGCGAGCCCTGCTGCGACAGCGCGGCGGCCGGCGCGAAGGCATGGCCGGACGGCCCGTGGATCTCGTGCGCCGACAGCAGCGCCACCAGCGCCGGATACACCAGCACCACCAGGATCAGCCGGATCGTCTGGGCCAGCACCACCTGCTGCTCGGACACGCCGGCCTCGCGCGCATGGATCGCCATCAGCACCACGCCGCCGGGCGTGCCGCAGAAAAAGGCGGTGCGCGCATCGAGCCCGCCGAAGCGGCTGAACACCTGCGCGCCGACCAGGCCGGCGGCCACGGTGAGCATGGCGCACAGCACGATCGCCGGCAGGCTGCCGGCCAGCGACAGCAGCACCTGCTGGTTGAAGGTCTGGCCCAGCGCCAGCCCGAGAAAGATCAGCACGTAGGGCCGGATCGGCTCGATGTTGACCGACAGCCCCATCTGCGCGAGCGCGGCCGAGGCGACCAGCGAGCCGAGCAGCCAGCCCAGCGGCACGCCCACCGCGTGCGCGACCCAGCCGCCGCCGAAGGACACCGCCAGCACCAGCACCAGCCGGAGCGCCCAGGCCGCGAGATGCAGCACCCGGACGCTCCGTCCCATGCCCGCGTCCCCCCCGGTCGCGGCCCGAAAACCCGGCTCCTTCATGTCCACACGTCGGACTGCTCGGCATCGATCAGCCGCAGCGCCGCCACCCAGGCCATGTCGACCCAGGCGGGCATTTCGTCGTGCCGGTACTGGCCCGCCGTGTGCTCGCGCACGGCCATCGGCGGCATGACGATCTGGTCCATGCCGCCGGACTGCGCGGCCAGCTGCGCATCGCAGGCGCGCTCCAGAAAGTAGATGTGGTCGAAGGCCTCGGCCACGCTGCGGCCACCCACCAGCAGCCCGTGGTTGCGCAGGATCATGGCCCGGTGGTCGGGACCGAGGTCGCGCACCAGGCGCTCGCGCTCCTCGGTGTCGAGCGCGATGCCTTCGTAGTCGTGGTAGGCCAGGTGGCCGTGGAACTTGAGCGCGTGCTGGCTGATCGGCAGCAGGCCGCAGCGCTGCGCCGACACCGCGATGCCGGCACGCGAATGCGTGTGCACGATGCAGCGCAGGTCGGGCCGCGCGGCATGCAGCGCCGAGTGGATGACGAAGCCCGCACGGTTCACCACCTGGGCCTCGGAGCCGGCTTCGAGCTTGTTGCCTTCGAGATCGATCGCCACCAGGTCGCTGGCGCGCATCTCGTGGAACATGCGGCGGTAGTCGTTGATCAGAAAACGGTCGCCCGGCCCCGGCAGGCGCGCCGAGACATGGGTGTAGATCAGGTCGGCCCAGCGGAAATGCGCGATCAGCCGGTAGAGCGCCGCGAGCTCGCAGCGCGCGGTCCATTCCTCGGCCGGGATGTGCGCCGGCCGGTGTCGCAGATGGTCGCTCGCCATGGCCTCAGACACCGAAGACGTCGTCGAGCGCGCGGCCCAGGCGGTCGAACATCTCGCCGACCTCGGCGGCACTGATGATCTGCGGCGGCGACAGCGCGATGCGGTTGCCGATGAGCCGCACGATGAGCCCGTTGGCCCGGGTGGCGGCCTCGATGCGCGCCATCAGCGCGGCGTCGGCGACGGCCTTGGTGGCGCGGTCGGTCACGATCTCCACCGCGCCGATCAGGCCGACGCCGTTGGCCTCGCCGACGTATTCGCGTCCGGCCAGTTTCGCCAGCCCCGCCAGGAAAAGCGGCTCCACGCTCTTCACGTGGCCGACCAGGTCCATCTCTTCGTAGATGGTCAGGACTTCGTGCGCCACCGCGCAGGCCATGGGATGGCCGCCGTAGGTGTAGCCGTGGGCGAAGCTGCCGAGCTTGTCGGTCTGGGCCATCATGCCGGCGAAGACCCGCTCGCCGATCAGCACCGCCGAGATCGGCACCATCGCCGCCGACAGCGACTTGGCCGAGCAGATCAGGTCGGGCGTCATGCCGTAGGTTTCGCTGCCCCACATTTCGCCGGTGCGGCCGAAGCCGCAGATCACCTCGTCGGCCACCAGCAGGATCTCGTACTTGCGCAGCACCGCCTGGATCTTGTCGAAATAGCCCGCCGGCGCAACGATGGCGCCGCCCGATCCCATCACCGGCTCGGCCCAGAAGGCAGCGATGGTCTCCGGGCCTTCGCGCAGGATCAGGGCCTCGAGCTCCGCGGCCAGGCGGCTGGAGAAGGCCTGCTCGTCCTCGCCCGGATGGGCATGGCGATAGTGGTAGGGCATGCCGGTGTAGAGAAAGCCGTCGAAAGGCAGCCCGAAGCCGGTGTGGAAGTTGGCCTTGGCGGTGAGGCAGGCGGTGATCGCGCCGGTGCCGTGGTAGGCCCCCAGGCGCGAGATGATCTTGCGGCGCTGGGGCTGTCCCTGGCCCGCCCAGTGGTACCAGACCAGCTTGAGCGCGGTGTCGTTGGCCTCGCTGCCGGAGCATTGCAGCAGCACCTTGTCCATGCCGGGCGGCGCGAAGGCGGCGAGCTTGGCCGAGAGTTCGGCGGCCGCCGGCGTCGAGGCACTGCGGAAGTTGTGGTAGTAGCCGATCTCGGTCATGACCTTGGCCGCGACCTGCGCCAGCCGGGCGTTGCCGAAGCCGAGCGAGGCGCACCACAGGCCGGCGGCGGCTTCCAGGTAGCGGGCGCCCTGCTCGTCTTCCACGTAGATGCCGTCACCCCTGGTGATGATGCTCGGGCCGGCGTCGAGGTGGCGGCGCAGGTTGGTGTGCGGATGCACCGAATGGGCGGCATCCATCGATGCGAGCGGGCTGAGCGTAGGTGTAACGGCGGGGGTCAGGGTGATGGACATGGGATGCGGTCTCTGGCGGTGTTCGTGACGGGGATAGGTGGCTCAGCGGGCGTAGTCGCGGGCGGCGCCCTCGGCGGTGACGTAGCCGTCGGCGATGTCGTCGGCGAGCTGCGCGGCATCGCGCTCGGCAGCCGGCCCCCAGCCACCGGCGCCGGCCAGGCGCAGGCGCAGCAGGTCGCCGCCTTGCATGTCGAGCATCTGCTTGGAGATGAGGCGCGTCTCCACGCCGTCGCGCACCAGGGTGGAAGAGGCCAGCGCGCCGGCGCCGCCGCCGTCCATGCCGTGCGGTGGTTTCACGTGGCGGTCGCCCAGCAGCGTGAGCGTGGCCGAGCCACTGAGCAATTCGATGTCCTTGGCCAGGCCGCAGCCGCCGCGCTGGCGCCCCGCGCCGCCGGTGTCGGGCATGAGGGCCAGACGGTGCACCACCACCGGGCTGCCGGCCTCGTGTACTTCCACCGGAATGTTGGCGCAGTTGATGACCGGCGCGGTGCCTTCGAGGCCGTCGGTATCGTGGCGTGCGCCGTAGCCGCCGAACAGCAGGTCGTAGTAGATGAAGCGCTTGCCGGTGTCGGCGTCGATGCCCGAGAGGATCGGGTTGGACCAGTGCGAGAACGCCGCCATGGTCTTGTGCGGCAGGGCCTTGGCCATGGCACCGTTGATGAGTTCGAAGATGCGGATCTGGATCGCCGCGCGGCCGCCCGAGGGGGCCGGGAACTGCGGGTTGAAGAAGCAGCCCTCGCGCGCCTTCACCTCGATGGCACGCAGGCCGCCGTCGTTCTGCGGCAGGGTCGGGTCGGTGAGGCACTTCACCGCGAAGAAACCGTGCGCGCGGGTGAAGTTGAAATAGGCGTTGATCGCCGCGCCGACCTGGTCGCCGGAGCGGGAGAAGTCGATCACCAGGCGGTCGCCGGCGACCTCGATGTCGACCGCCACCGGGATCAGCCCGCCCTCGCCTTCGCCGATGCCGTCGAGCCAGTCGTCGAAGCTGTAGCGGCCGTCGGGAATCTCGGCGATGCGTTCGCGCATGCGCTTCTCGCTGGCGTCCAGGATGTGGTCGACGCAGGCGTCGAGCACGTCGGCGCCGACCGACTTCACCAGCTCGGCGTAGCGGGTGGCGCCCACCTCGTTGGCGTTGCGCTGGGCGGCCAGGTCGCCGACCACCGCGTCGGGCAGGCGGATGTTGCCGCAGAGGATGCGCATGATCTCCACGTCGAACACGCCGCCGCGGATCATCTTCACCGGCAGGATGCGGATGCCTTCCTGGTAGGCCTCGGTCACGCCGATCACCTTCTGCGAGCCCGGCGCCGCGCCGCCCACGTCCACCTGGTGGGCGATGTTGACCACCCAGCCCCAGAACACGCCCTCGATGAAGACCGGGTGGACCATGTAGAAGTCCGGGAAATGGCCGGAGCCCAGCGCGCTGTCGTTGGTGACGATGGCGTCGCCCGGGCTCAGGCTGTCGCCGGGGTACATGGCCGAGACGGTCTTGACCACCGCCGGCATCGAGCCCAGGTGGCCGGGCGTGAAGTTGCCTTGCGACAGCAGCCGGCCGTGGCGGTCGAAGACGCCGGTGGAGAAGTCGTCGGCTTCGCGCACCGCTTCGGAGAACGCGGTGCGGCGCAGGGTGGAACCCATCTCTTCGGCGATGGAGACGAGGTTGTTCCAGACCAGCGAGATGGTGATGGGGCTGACGGTGGGCAGGTCGTGTTTCATGCCGGGGCTCCGATGCGGACGATCAGGTTTCCATGGCCGCTCAGCTCGGCGGTGTCGCCGTGCAGCAGCAGGATGGTGGTTTCGGCTTCCTCGATGACGCACGGCCCCTGGACGGGTTCACCGGGCTTCATGCGGTAGCGGTCGTAGATGGCCACGTCCTCGCCCGGCGCACCGGGCGAGAACCAGGCGCGGCGGGTGCCGATGCGCGGCTCGCCGTCGGATGGCCGCGAAGGCGAGGCCAGGCCGGCGCCGAGCGGGATCGAGCCGTGAAAGGTCCAGTCCACCGCCTCGACTTCGCGGGTCGCGTCGTGGTAGCCGTAGGCCTTGCGGTAGGCCTCGCCGAAAGCCTGGGCGAAGGCCTGCAGGAAGTCGTCTTCGGGCAGGGTCACGTCGGGCACGTCGACATTGATCTCGTAGCCCTGGCCGGCATAACGCGCGGTGGCGGTGAAGCGCTCTTCGCGGCCTTCGGCACGGGCCAGGCGGTCGAGGTCGGCGCCGGCGCGGGCCTGCAGCTCGGCGTGCAGGCGGCGCACGCCGGCCATCGCGCCAACGACCAACGGCGTGACCTGGGTCACGGTGTAGTCGACCTTCGGGTCGGCCGCCAGCAGGCCGACCGCCGAGCCCACGCCCGCGCCGCGCGGCAGCACCAGCGTGGGAATGTGCAGGTTGCGGGCCAGCCGCGCGGCATGCACCGGGCCGGCGCCGCCGAAGCCGACCAGCGCGTACTGCGCCGGGTCGCGTCCGCGTTCGACCGACATCACCCGCAGCGCGCGCTCCATGTTGGCGGTGGCCATGAGGTGGATGCCGAGCGCGGCCTCCTCGATCGAGATGCCGAGCGGCCGGGCGATGTGGATGTCGACCGCGCGGCGAGCGCCTTCGAGGTCGAGCTGCATGTTGCCGCCGTTGAAGGCGCCGGGGTTGAGGTAGCCGAGCACCAGGTTGGCGTCGGTCACCGTCGGCCGGGTGCCGCCGCGGCCGTAGCAGACCGGGCCGGGCTCGGAGCCGGCGCTCTCCGGGCCGATGCGGATCGCGCCGAGTTCGGCCTGGGCGATGGAGCCGCCGCCCGCGCCGATCTCCAGCAGCTCGATCGCCGAGATGTTGAGCGGCAGGCCGGAGCCCTTGGTGTATTGCACCTGGTCGACCTCGAAGGTCGGCAGGATCGCCGGCTCGCCCGCGTCGATGGCGCCGAGCTTGGCGGTGGTGCCGCCCATGTCGAAGGTGAGCAGGTCGGCGATGCCTTCCTCGCGGCCGATGGCGCGGCACATCAGCACGCCGGCGGCCGGGCCGCTCTCGACGATGCGCACCGGCATGCCGGTGGCCAGCTCGGGCGACACCAGGCCGCCGTTGGACTGCATCACGTACAAATCGGCGGCGATGCCCTCGGCCTTGAGCGCGTGGTCGAGCCGGTTGACGTAGCGCGACACGATCGGCTTGACGTAGGCGTTGGCGACCACGGTGGAGGTGCGCTCGTATTCACGGAAACGCGGCGACACCACGCTGGAGAGCGACACGTCGATGGCCAACCCCAGCGCGGTGGCGCGCTCCTGCACGAACTGCTCGTGCGCCGGGTTCACGTAGGAGTGCAGCAGGCAGACGGCGACCGCCTCGTAGCCCTGCTCCACGATGCCGGCGAGCAGCGCGTCGACCTCGGCCGCGTCGGGCGCGACGTTGGACTTGTCGCGCAGGAAGGTGCGCTCGGGCAGCTCGAAGATGTCGCGCCGGCGAATCAGCGGCTCGGGCTTGGCCAGGTGCATGTTGTAGGTGGAATAGCGCTTCTGCCGGCCCAGCAGCAGCACGTCGCGAAAGCCCTGCGTGGTGATCAGCGCGGTGCGCGATCCCTTGCGCTCCAGGATGGCGTTGGTGGCTACCGTGGTCGCGTGCAGCAGCATGCCGACGCCTGCGGCGGCCACGCCCTCGGCGGCCAGCAGGTCTTTCACGCCCTGCACCACCGCGCGCTCGGGTGCGGAGGGCGTGGACAGGGTCTTCCAGTAGCGGGTGACACCCCGGGTCTGGTCTTCGAGCACGAAGTCGGTGAAGGTCCCGCCGATGTCGAAGGAGAGGCGAATCATGTTTTCCATATCCAGGCTGGTCCAGGTTCTGCAGGTCTTGGGTGGCGCCGCGTGTTCCACCGATGGGAACGCGGTTCCATTTTTCGAAGGGACAAATGAAAGCCGGTCAGCGGGCACCGGCCAGGGATTTCTTCTCCATGCGCGACAGCACGCGCACCACCGGCCAAAGCAGCGCCAGGTAGATCAGCGCGGCGGCCACCAGCGGCGTGGCGTTGAAGGTGTTGCCCTGCGCCATGCGGGCCACGCGCAGCAGTTCGGGCAAGGTCACCACGCTGGCCAGCGAGGTCAGCTTGACGGTCTCCAGGATGTTGCTCACCAGGTCCGGCAGCATCTTGCGAACGGCCTGCGGCAGCACCACGTGGACCAGCGTCTGCAGCGTGGTCAGCCCGGTGGAGCGGCTGGCTTCCACCTGGCCGCGCGGAATGCTTTCGATACCGGCGCGAAACACCTCGGCGAAATAGGCCGAGGTGTTGAGCACGAGTGCCAGCACCACCGCCATGAAGGTCGACAGCTCGATGCCCAGGAAGGGCAGCGCGTAGTAGGCGAAGACCAGCAGCACCAGCGGCGGAAAGGCCCGCAGGAAGTCGACGTAGCCGATCAGCGCGATGTCGACCCAGCGCTGTCCGAAGGACTGGGCACTGGCCACCAGCAGGCCCACGGCCAGGCCAAGCGGCACCACCACCGCGCTGAGCTGCAAAGTGATGAGCAGCCCGCGCATCAGCTGCGGCCAGACCAGCGCCAGGATCTCGAGGTTGAAGAAGTTGAGGAGGAAGGCGTCCATGGTGGGTGTGTCGTGTTCCTAGCGGACGTTCCAGGCGTAGCGCCGTTCGAGGCGGCGCGACAGCAGCACCAGCGGCAGCAGCAGCACCAGGTAGCCGATGGCGGCCATGGTCAGCGGCGTGGTGTTGGCGCCTTCGGCCAGCGCCTCGGAAGCGCGCGAGAGCATGTCGGGCACCGCCACGGTCGAGGCCAGCGCGGTGTTCTTGACGGTGGCGACGACACGGCTGGTGAGCGGCGGCACCACCACCCGCACCGCCTGCGGCAGGATCACCAGCCGCAGCGTCTTCACGAAGCTCAGGCCGGTGGACCGGGCCGCGTCCCACTGGCCCTTGTGAATGCTCGCCAGCCCCGCCCAGAACACCTCTTCGGCGAAGGCGGTGAGGATGGCGGCGAGCACCGCCCAGGCCACGAAGAAGCCCGGCAACCGCAGGCCCAGCAGCGGCAGGCCGAAGTAGCAGACGATGATCAGCACCAGCGGCGGCAGCGCGCGGCACACGTCGGCGAAGACCACGATGAGGAAGTTGGCCGGCTTGATGCCGAAGGCCCGCACCGCCGCCAGCAGCAGCCCGCCGGCGAGCCCGGCGGCCACTACCAGCACCGCCAGCTGCAGCGTCTCCCACAGGCCCATGGCGATGGACGGCGCGTACTTCGCCATGAACGCCGGGTTGAAGAAGTTGTCGACGATGGGAGACATCAGCGGTCCACCTGCGACAGGAACTCGCGGGTGCGCGCCTGCTGCGGCGCGCCGAAGACCTGCTCGGCCGTGCCCTGCTCCACGATGGCGCCGTCGGCCATGAAGACCACCGTGTCGGCGGCCTCGCGGGCGAAGCGCATCTCGTGGCTGACCACCATCATGGTCATGCCGCTGTCGCGCAGTTCGCGCATGGTCTGCAGCACGCCGTTGACCAGCTCGGGGTCGAGCGCGCTGGTGGGCTCGTCGAACAGCACCACCTTGGGCTCCAGCGCCAGGGTGCGGGCGATGCCCACCCGCTGCTGCTGGCCGCCGGAGAGCTGCGACGGGTAGTGGCCGGCACGGTCGGACAGCCCCACGCGCTTCAACATCGCCTGGCCGATGGCTTCGGCTTCCTCGCGGCCCTTGCCGAGCACGTGGCGCAGCGCCAGCGTGACGTTGCCCAGCGCGGTCATGTGCGGATAGAGATTGAACGACTGGAACACCATGCCCATCTGGGTGCGCAGCTGGTTCACGTCGACATGCGGCGAATAGATGTTGACCCCGTC
The nucleotide sequence above comes from Xylophilus sp. GOD-11R. Encoded proteins:
- a CDS encoding amino acid ABC transporter permease, with the translated sequence MDAFLLNFFNLEILALVWPQLMRGLLITLQLSAVVVPLGLAVGLLVASAQSFGQRWVDIALIGYVDFLRAFPPLVLLVFAYYALPFLGIELSTFMAVVLALVLNTSAYFAEVFRAGIESIPRGQVEASRSTGLTTLQTLVHVVLPQAVRKMLPDLVSNILETVKLTSLASVVTLPELLRVARMAQGNTFNATPLVAAALIYLALLWPVVRVLSRMEKKSLAGAR
- a CDS encoding hydantoinase B/oxoprolinase family protein, giving the protein MKHDLPTVSPITISLVWNNLVSIAEEMGSTLRRTAFSEAVREADDFSTGVFDRHGRLLSQGNFTPGHLGSMPAVVKTVSAMYPGDSLSPGDAIVTNDSALGSGHFPDFYMVHPVFIEGVFWGWVVNIAHQVDVGGAAPGSQKVIGVTEAYQEGIRILPVKMIRGGVFDVEIMRILCGNIRLPDAVVGDLAAQRNANEVGATRYAELVKSVGADVLDACVDHILDASEKRMRERIAEIPDGRYSFDDWLDGIGEGEGGLIPVAVDIEVAGDRLVIDFSRSGDQVGAAINAYFNFTRAHGFFAVKCLTDPTLPQNDGGLRAIEVKAREGCFFNPQFPAPSGGRAAIQIRIFELINGAMAKALPHKTMAAFSHWSNPILSGIDADTGKRFIYYDLLFGGYGARHDTDGLEGTAPVINCANIPVEVHEAGSPVVVHRLALMPDTGGAGRQRGGCGLAKDIELLSGSATLTLLGDRHVKPPHGMDGGGAGALASSTLVRDGVETRLISKQMLDMQGGDLLRLRLAGAGGWGPAAERDAAQLADDIADGYVTAEGAARDYAR
- a CDS encoding amino acid ABC transporter ATP-binding protein, with protein sequence MKAMTADAVQGGQPAAGTTPKPAAAKTVVELVKVRKTFGQTEVLKGIDLRVRQGECVFLIGPSGSGKSTLLRCCNRLEELTSGDVLVDGVNIYSPHVDVNQLRTQMGMVFQSFNLYPHMTALGNVTLALRHVLGKGREEAEAIGQAMLKRVGLSDRAGHYPSQLSGGQQQRVGIARTLALEPKVVLFDEPTSALDPELVNGVLQTMRELRDSGMTMMVVSHEMRFAREAADTVVFMADGAIVEQGTAEQVFGAPQQARTREFLSQVDR
- a CDS encoding ABC transporter permease subunit (The N-terminal region of this protein, as described by TIGR01726, is a three transmembrane segment that identifies a subfamily of ABC transporter permease subunits, which specificities that include histidine, arginine, glutamine, glutamate, L-cystine (sic), the opines (in Agrobacterium) octopine and nopaline, etc.), translating into MSPIVDNFFNPAFMAKYAPSIAMGLWETLQLAVLVVAAGLAGGLLLAAVRAFGIKPANFLIVVFADVCRALPPLVLIIVCYFGLPLLGLRLPGFFVAWAVLAAILTAFAEEVFWAGLASIHKGQWDAARSTGLSFVKTLRLVILPQAVRVVVPPLTSRVVATVKNTALASTVAVPDMLSRASEALAEGANTTPLTMAAIGYLVLLLPLVLLSRRLERRYAWNVR
- a CDS encoding hydantoinase/oxoprolinase family protein — protein: MIRLSFDIGGTFTDFVLEDQTRGVTRYWKTLSTPSAPERAVVQGVKDLLAAEGVAAAGVGMLLHATTVATNAILERKGSRTALITTQGFRDVLLLGRQKRYSTYNMHLAKPEPLIRRRDIFELPERTFLRDKSNVAPDAAEVDALLAGIVEQGYEAVAVCLLHSYVNPAHEQFVQERATALGLAIDVSLSSVVSPRFREYERTSTVVANAYVKPIVSRYVNRLDHALKAEGIAADLYVMQSNGGLVSPELATGMPVRIVESGPAAGVLMCRAIGREEGIADLLTFDMGGTTAKLGAIDAGEPAILPTFEVDQVQYTKGSGLPLNISAIELLEIGAGGGSIAQAELGAIRIGPESAGSEPGPVCYGRGGTRPTVTDANLVLGYLNPGAFNGGNMQLDLEGARRAVDIHIARPLGISIEEAALGIHLMATANMERALRVMSVERGRDPAQYALVGFGGAGPVHAARLARNLHIPTLVLPRGAGVGSAVGLLAADPKVDYTVTQVTPLVVGAMAGVRRLHAELQARAGADLDRLARAEGREERFTATARYAGQGYEINVDVPDVTLPEDDFLQAFAQAFGEAYRKAYGYHDATREVEAVDWTFHGSIPLGAGLASPSRPSDGEPRIGTRRAWFSPGAPGEDVAIYDRYRMKPGEPVQGPCVIEEAETTILLLHGDTAELSGHGNLIVRIGAPA